In Fusarium oxysporum f. sp. lycopersici 4287 chromosome 4, whole genome shotgun sequence, a genomic segment contains:
- a CDS encoding leucyl aminopeptidase, with the protein MRATLALATLIGLSNAAAIDPRKAEPLYKIELAPGDVRTVTEKEKWALRAEHKTFIDVTDLDEPGFSLQFLASFPGAVAQTSAVNALIPKLSQTNLRSTLTEFIKFQNRYYKSTYGQQSAEWLFGQIQSIITASGANNVKVEKFTHSFRQPSIIATITGKSAATIVVGAHQDSINLRSPDTGRAPGADDDGSGTVTILEAFRVLLTDSRVSTGQAPNTIEFHWYAGEEGGLLGSGAIFQKYKQDGRQVKAMLNQDMTGYVKPGTTEVVGILTDNVDAGLTAFLKKVVAAYSKLPTVDSKCGYGCSDHASATRQGFPSAMAFESTFDNSSPYIHGTTDTIDTVNFGHVLEFSKICLGFAYELGFATTL; encoded by the exons ATGCGTGCTACTCTTGCTCTTGCGACCCTCATCGGGTTGTCAAACGCCGCTGCTATTGACCCCCGCAAGGCTGAGCCTCTCTATAAGATTGAGCTTGCGCCTGGCGATGTCCGCACCGTCACTGAGAAGGAAAAGTGGGCACTGAGAGCT GAACACAAAACATTCATCGATGTTACCGACCTTGATGAGCCCGGCTTCAGCCTTCAGTTCCTCGCCAGCTTCCCTGGCGCTGTTGCTCAGACTTCTGCCGTCAACGCTCTCATTCCTAAGCTGAGCCAGACAAACCTGCGCAGCACTCTAACAGAGTTCATCAAATTCCAGAATAGATACTACAAGTCCACCTACGGCCAGCAGTCTGCTGAGTGGTTGTTTGGACAGATCCAGTCTATCATCACTGCCAGTGGCGCTAATAACGTCAAGGTTGAGAAATTTACTCACTCTTTCCGTCAACCTAGCATTATTGCTACCATCACTGGAAAGAGTGCTGCTaccattgttgttggtgctCACCAGGACTCTATCAACCTTCGCAGCCCCGACACTGGACGAGCTCCCGGTGCTG ACGACGATGGCTCTGGAACCGTCACCATCCTTGAGGCCTTCCGTGTCCTCCTGACCGACTCCCGCGTTTCAACCGGTCAAGCCCCCAACACCATTGAGTTCCACTGGTACGCTGGTGAAGAGGGCGGTCTTCTCGGAAGTGGTGCTATCTTCCAGAAGTACAAGCAGGACGGCCGACAAGTCAAGGCTATGCTCAACCAGGACATGACTGGCTACGTCAAGCCTGGTACCACCGAAGTTGTTGGTATTCTCACCGACAACGTCGATGCTGGATTGACTGCTTTCCTCAAGAAGGTTGTCGCTGCT TACTCCAAGCTCCCCACTGTTGACTCCAAGTGTGGCTATGGGTGCTCTGACCATGCCTCCGCTACCCGTCAAGGTTTCCCCTCTGCTATGGCTTTCGAGTCTACTTTCGATAACAGTAGCCCTTATATCCACGGTACCACTGATACTATTGACACCGTCAACTTTGGCCATGTTCTTGAGTTTTCCAAGATCTGCCTTGGCTTCGCTTACGAGTTGGGCTTTGCTACCACCCTTTAA